One Malus sylvestris chromosome 14, drMalSylv7.2, whole genome shotgun sequence DNA segment encodes these proteins:
- the LOC126599346 gene encoding chaperone protein dnaJ 6-like, whose protein sequence is MGKRKKARVSEQKQQPPPQVEDEEEEHERSDEDRDPPTSTNEKSLYEVLGVERSATQQEIKKAYHKLALRLHPDKNPGDEEAKEKFQQLQKVISILGDEEKRALYDETGCLDDDDLAGDVVQNLHEYFRVIYKKVTEADIEEFEANYRGSDSEKKDLIDLYSQCKGNMNRLFCSMICSDPKLDSHRFKDILDEAIAAGELKSTKAYMKWAKKVSETKPPTSPLRRKTKAKKQTEDLYAIISQRRSERKNQFDSMFSSLVSRYGGNTSSSEPTEEEFEATQKKLERKRSSTKSKRK, encoded by the exons ATGGGGAAGAGAAAGAAAGCTAGGGTTTCTGAGCAGAAGCAGCAACCACCACCACAAGtcgaagacgaagaagaagagcaCGAACGGAGCGACGAAGATCGCGACCCCCCGACTTCCACCAACGAGAAGAGCCTCTATGAG GTTCTTGGCGTGGAGAGAAGCGCTACTCAGCAGGAAATAAAGAAAGCGTACCATAAATTAGCATTGCGATTGCATCCGGATAAGAATCCCGGTGATGAG GAAGCTAAAGAAAAGTTTCAGCAATTGCAAAAGGTGATATCGATTCTCGGGGATGAGGAGAAACGAGCACTCTATGACGAGACGGGTTGCCTTGATGATGAT GACCTTGCTGGTGATGTTGTTCAGAATCTGCATGAATATTTCCGGGTCATATATAAAAAG GTCACCGAAGCTGATATCGAAGAATTTGAAGCAAACTACAGGGGATCTGATTCCGAGAAGAAAGATTTGATTGATCTGTATAGCCAGTGCAAGGGGAATATGAACAG ACTATTCTGTTCGATGATATGTTCTGATCCTAAACTCGATTCACACCGCTTCAAGGATATCCTTGATGAGGCAATAGCTGCAG GAGAACTGAAATCAACCAAAGCCTACATGAAATGGGCAAAGAAAGTATCTGAAACAAAACCTCCTACCAGCCCTTTAAGGAGAAAGACCAA GGCAAAGAAACAGACAGAAGATCTGTATGCAATCATATCTCAGCGCCGCAGTGAGAGGAAAAACCAGTTTGATTCGATGTTTTCTTCTCTAGTTTCCAGATACGGGGGGAACACTTCTTCTTCAGAACCCACGGAAGAAGAATTTGAGGCTACACAGAAAAAACTTGAAAGAAAAAGGTCCTCCACGAAATCAAAGCGCAAGTAA